The DNA segment GACCCCATTTTTCGCCTTGGTGGGCTCCGCCCTCCTGTTGGGGGAAACGATCCAGTGGACACAGGCAGCGGGCTTCCTCTTAATCGTGAGCGGGGTTTTCCTAGGCACCGGAGTCTGGCGGACACGCCGGGATTCCAGGATGGAGACACCGAGCGGAGAAACGGGTATTGGATCCCTTCCGCTCAACCATGGAGAGATGACAAAAGAAAAACAGAGCCATCCATGACTCCGTCCTCATCCATCGATCACTCCTTTTGAGTGGTGTCATCAGAAAGGTCCGTCATCGTGGTCGCATACCGCTATTTCCCGCAAGCGCAACCTACCCCGGCACTTGCCGCAGCGGTAACGGGCCGGATCCATCCGCTTCCTGCGCGGATATTCATGCCCGCAATGCTGACAGACCAAAAGCCAACGGACGGAGCGCTTGCCGGATCCAGGGAGAACGGGAGCATGACGCAGACCCTTCACATGAGCCAACAACTCCTTAAACTCCCGATCGCCATGGCGGTATCCCCTCTTCTCCAGATGAAGATGGTAATGGCACAACTCATGGCGGATGATGCCGTCCACCACCTCTGCTCCGCATTCCAGCCAATGGCGGGGATTGATCTCAATGCGGTGATCGGAGAGGAAGTAGCGCCCCCCGGTGGTGCGCAACCGCGGGTTGAAGCAGGCCCGGTGGCGGAAGGGCTTGCCGAAGTCCCGGCGGGAAATCGTCTCCACCCGTCGCTGCAATTCATCATCAAAAAGAAGTTTGGGGTTCACGTCACAACGCCTTCTTTCATAAGCTTTTTACAGATGACAACTGTCTATGGGGAGGCATCCTTTATGCCCTACTGGTTGCGCAGGCAATTGCAACACGCGTTCCAGGGAAAAGACCGGAGACAGATCCGCATTTTGAATGATTGCTGGTTTCAGTATCAACAACGCGCCGAATTGGCGGCCACCGAACCCAAGTAGCTCCATATCCGAAAATCCCGGGATCGTTGTTCCGGGGTTTTCGTTTTTAATAAAAAGGTTCCCCCGCCATTGTAAATCGGACGGAAGAACCCTTCAAAGCTTCTTTTTCCGTTATGACTAAAGAGAAAGTCAGTGTTCCATCCTCTCCTCGATCGAACCGCCGCTTTCGCCGGATGTCACCATCAGGATGGAACCCATCAGGGCACTGCCGGTTACATACAACGTATCGGCCAACTTCTGATCAATGGTGTAATGGGGGTCTTCATCATGATGAGCGAACGCTTTCTCTCCCGCCTGGTCCTGCATCATGGTCTGAACCGCCTGTCGGCAAGCTTCCGACTGCAACATCTTGGGGTAAAGCCGTTCAAACGTTGACGCGAGAAACGCGTCCCGGTCGCGGCCCGCTCCCGGCAACTCCTGTCCCTTCATTTCCGCTTCCACAAAAGCGGCAATGGTGGCCACTTCCTCCGGGTAACCCTGAAACCGCTTCCCGCAGGAAACCGCCATTTCCGTCATCTTTTGGCCCAAATGGGCGGGTACATCGGTTCGGTTCATATCCTGGCCCTCCTTCACGCTGCCATCCTTTCTCATTTTGTCCACAAGGAAAGGAAACATGCGCCAGAGGACGGGTCCATCCCCTCAAAGCCCTCCTTACGATCACAGGAACTCATTCTGCCTGCTCAAGGGGGGGGATTTGTGTACGAATCCGTTGTCATCTAGTGATTTACCGCCGCTGCGGCATCAATACGACCATGCTGCCAATAGGTGCCCGTACCATCGATGGACTCCGCAGTTTCAAAGAGGGCTGTTTCGATTTCTGAAGCGTCGCGCCCCTGAGAAGCCAGCAGTCCGGCTACACCCGCCGCAAAGGGGGTAGCCATGGAAGTACCGCTGAAGTTTTCATATCCGCCATCCGGCACAGTGGAGTAGATGTCGGTTCCGGGAGCCGCAATGTCCACCCAGTCACCATGGTTGGAAAAGTCAGATTTCGTGTCATCGGATGTAGTGGACGCAACGGCAATTACATTTTCATAAAAAGCGGGATAGGAAGGAGTGGAGGCACCATCATTACCCGCTGCGGCTAAAACCAGGGAACCTTTGTCCCGGGCATAGTTTACTGCTTCCTCCAAGGTTTGAGCCCCTTGCGTTGAACCCAGGCTTAGATTGATCACTTCGGCACCGGCGTCAGCGGCATCACGGATGCCGTTGGCCACCGCTTCCAGACTTCCCGCTCCGTTTGCATCCAGGACCCGGACCGCATAGATGCTCACATCGGGAGCCGTCCCGGCAATCCCAATTCCATTGTCGGTATGGGCCGCGGCAATCCCGGCCACATGAGTGCCGTGTCCGTTTTCATCCATGGGATCCTCGTCATTGTCTATGAAATCGCCTCCCTGGATCACTTTCCCTTTCAAGTCCGGATGGTTGTAGTCCACCCCCGTATCCACCACAGCGATCTTGGCATCATTTTTTCCTTTCGTTACCTCCCAGGCCTTTGTCGCTTGGATCGTTTCCAGCCCCCATTGTTTAGAAAAGTCTGGATCATCGGGTGTATCCGAGGCGTAAAAGCGGATATTGGGTTCCGCGTATTCCACTTTGGGATGAGCATTGTACGTTTCCAGCGCTTCCTCCACCGATTGACCCTTCACCTGTACCACCTGAAAGCCGGCTTCGGTATTTTTGGAAATCACCTTGGAACCCAACGATTGATGGGAGAAGGCGGCTGCACTGATCCCCATGTCATCCTCGAATTTCACAATGATCTCATTCGAGTGGGCATCCATTTGGATTTCGGCAGCCTGTACAGGGAGTGTGAACGGAATCACCATGGCCAGAGTCCATACAAACGCCGTCAACAACGTTAGTGCACGTTTGATAAAAACCACTCCTAAACGGGTATTTTTTTAACAAAAATAATATTCTCGCTTATATCTCAATACCCTTCCAATTCAGATAATTAATTAGAAAAATTATATAGTTAGTTCCATTTAACGATGTATTAGTCCCATTATAAAGCAATACTTAGGATTAAATATCCGTTTAATTCAGTATTCAGTGTATATTACTGGGATAATCCGGTGGTTATTAGTCGACGAGAAATCGAAACCATTGCTTCATTTTCCCGAAAACCGTTGACTTATATCCTGTTTTTTTACCCAATAACCTGTAATTAGAGAGTAAATTCACCCTGCTTTCTCGGTAGGATTTAGGAGTAAACGGCAAAAAGCCGGTGAATCGACACCGGCTTTTCCATCCGGATTTACAGGAACTGCCGTCTGAAAGCCCACGGTTTTAATCGTGGATGAAAGACGGCGTTGCTCGGATCCCCCTTTAGGGGGTGGCAAGAGCAACCCATTCGTAGTACAATCGAACGTATGAGCGGTGCTCATCCCACTCATAGTGGGTTGTTCCTTGAAAACGTTATGGTATGGGGTTCCAGCGGCGAACGAGTCTCTCCCGCTGGGTAAAACCATAAGAGTGAGTGAAAGGAACTAGCGTACTGGTAACAGGTACGCCGCCCATGCGGGTACATGCGGCTTAGTCGTAGAACTGCATGGGACGGGCTGATGAGATACCCCAAGGGCACTTCCGATGGGCGCACCCCTGAACTTGGGAGTTGTCCGAAACAGAAATGGACTGAGGGCGCTAACTACCCAAGCGACTGAAGGAAGTCCCCCTGTGGGAAATCCCATGCCTTCAGGCGTGTGGAGTCTCAAGGAACGACAAACTTCACCCGGGTGCCGTCGGGATGTTCCCGCAGCTGGTTTCCCACCCACGATCCCGCTCCCCGGTTGTCGGAAGGGTCGATATAACGGACACTGGCTCCTTCGCCGCCTTCCTCACACATGGCCATCGGCCATTCATCCCGGTCGAATCCCGATTTAGTCGGAATGTTGGCCAGGGATAATTCCCTTCTGCGGTCGGAACCGTCCCGGTCGATGGTGCAAACCTCCGAATGCCCCTTGGAGATGGCATCCGCAATATGGCTTGCCGTCTCCGGGTAGCGATCCGTCGGAAAGGTAAGCGTCAGATCATATGCCTCAGGTGTTTCAGTTGCGGTGATTTCAGATTCCTCCTCGAGGACTTCCAACACCGCATTCCATAGATCCTCCACTTCGGACGCTTCACAGCCGGTGACATTCCACAAAACGAGCACCAATACGAGTGCAAGCCACCCTCTTTTCTTACCCAAACCCTTCACACTCCGTTCCCAGTCCTTTCGCGCTTTCTTCGAATTTTAGCACCACCATCCAGATACCCCGCTCCGTTTTTCTTCTCGCTTTACGTTAAGGTGTCAGTCGGCTTGGTTTTCCGCCTCCGTTCCAATGCGTAGCCAGTCACTTCGCCGGAAAACCAAGCCTCCCTCCAAGAAAATACATCCATGTTAAAAAAGGAGCACTTGCATCGTCAGCCCTCTTTCCCATCCGCTTGAGCTGCTTCCCAGGCCCTCAAGAAAGCATAGGGGTTGATCGCTTCCCGCATCGGGGACCACGTGCTTTCCCGGACATAGACACCGAAGTGGAGATGAGGAGCGAACTGTCCTGTGGTGCCTTCCGGCCCGTATCCGCTGTCCCCCACATAACCGATGATCTGTCCCTTTTTCACCTTGGTGCCCGTTTGAATCTCTTCGGCGTACCGCTCCAGATGCGCATAATAAAAGGAGATCTGCGGATATTCATCATCCATGATGGTCAGACGCCATCCCCCCAACTCGTTCCACCCTTTGGACACGATCCGTCCATCTGAAACGGATCGAATCGGAGTGCCTTTGGCAGCAAACAGATCGGTCCCTTCGTGGGGCCGACTGCCGCCGTAGGTGCGGCTGTCTCCCCATGTGTCGCCATAATCGACGTTTTGGTCGGCGTCGAAGGGAAATAGATAGGATTCCGCCAGGGGAGACGCCGCCCAGCGGTAGGATCGTGCCAATGCGATCACCTGCTCCGCATCCGCCTCCGGGATCAGGGAGTGCAGGGCCCGTTCCGCATCCCGATCTGTCAGCCGCCCCTTACCAGCGGCTTTACGCATTTCCTCTGCGGAAGCGAGGATTTGACGCCGGTCCAAGCTCTCATATCCGTCACCGTTCTCATGCCAGGCCGCTAAATAAGGCCAAGGCACGCCAACCTCCGCTTCTGCCTCGGCATAAGCGGCCGCCAAGTCTCCCGGTACGTTCATATCGGGAATCTCGGTTCCCTGACTCATATCGTATACCCAATAAATCGCGAGCCCCGCCGCTCCCAGCAACAACAAACGAAACATCCAACGAAGCACAAACGGTTCCTCCCCTCATCCGGTCGGGATGATCGGTGTGGTCTTCTTTCGGTTGGACGACTTCTGTTTTTAGAAGAAACCATCGATACAAATCTATTATCCTGAAGGATAGCATTTCGCTCAAGCAAGCAATCATCATAAACCGTGACAAGTTGAGCAAACCCGTCCCGTTTAGGGCGTGTCTGAACAATCCGTAGGGTGAGATTCCGGGCCGGTATGGCTGTCTTCGTTTCGTTGCAAAAAGTGCATAGCGAGACCGGGAGCGAAGTGACCTAGGCGAGACTTGTGCTCTATGAGTGCAAAGGCGAACCAAAAGCCAATCCGACCCTTCCTTCTACTCACGGAAAAATGAATAACCAGACAAGAACTAGTACTACAGTTGTACTTATAAGAGCAGGCGCAGATGTGAGAAGGGAGGGTGGTGGGATGGCTGCGATCCTTTGCACTCACAGAGCACAAGTCTCGCCTGGGTCACTTCGTTCCCGGTCTCGCTATGCGCTTTTTGCAAGAGATCGAAGACAGCCCGCCAGCCCGACCAACCCACGCTCCTATACACTCTTCGTACAAATGCAACTGTAGTACTAGTAAACGTGTTGGATCGCAGAAATCCCGCTTCCATACGAAACAGAGCCGGGCCTTGCCCTAAGGCGCCCCGACTCTGTTTCCATACACGTTCTTTTTCCTCCGGCTCACACCGGTACCATACTGAGGGAAACACGTTCCCGCTCTGTGTCCACGGACAAAACCCAGACATCGACAACATCGCCCACACCGACGACATCCATGGGGTGCTGCACAAAACGCTGACTCATCTTGGAGATGTGAACCAGCCCGTCGTTTTTCAATCCAATATCCACAAAAGCGCCGAAATCGACCACATTGCGGACCGTTCCTTTCAGTTCCATCCCCTCGCGCAGATCCTCCAACTGTAATACATCGGAACGGAGCACCGGCGCCGGCAGTTCCTCCCGGGGGTCCCGCCCCGGCCGCAGCAGCGCTTCGACGATATCGCGCAAAGTGGGTTCCCCGCAATCCAGACGCCGGGCCATCCCGGCAATATCGACGGCACGCAGCTTCTCCTTCAGCTCCGGCATCCCGATCGCCGCCGGTTGGCTTCCCAACTCGTTTAACAAAGCTTCCACCACCGGATAGGATTCGGGATGGATCGGAGTGCGGTCCAGAGAATTGTCCCCTTCGGGGATCCGTAAAAACCCGATGCACTGCTCATAGGTTTTGGCTCCGAGGCGGGGTACTTTTTTCAACTGGGTCCGTTCGGTAAACCGTCCTTCCTCTTCCCGGCGCCGGATAATGTTTTTCGCCACCGAAGCGTTGACACCGGAAACATACTGCAATAACGAAACGGACGCAGTATTCACATCAACACCGACGTGGTTTACCGCGGATTCCACCACGGTGGACAAGCTTTCTCCCAATCGTTTTTGAGAGACATCATGCTGATACTGTCCCACTCCCACCGCTTTCGGTTCGATCTTGACCAATTCCGCCAGGGGATCCTGCAGTCGGCGGGCGATGGAAACCGCGCTCCGCTGCGCCACATCCAGGTCGGGAAACTCCTCCTTGGCCACCTTGGAAGCAGAGTAGACACTGGCTCCCGCCTCATTCACCATGATGTAGTAGACGGGGCGTTCCCACTCCTTAATCAATTCCGCGACAAACGATTCCGTTTCACGGGAGGCGGTTCCGTTACCGATGGCGATTAAGTCGATTTGATACATCTGAAGCAGACGTATCACCGTTTGTTTGGCGTCTTTAATCCGGCTTTGTGGCGGTGTGGGATAAATCACTCCCACCTCATGCATTTTTCCGGTGTCGTCCACCACCGCCCATTTACAACCGGTCCGGTAGGCTGGATCCAACCCCAAGACCCGTTTTCCCCGGATCGGCGGTTGCAGCAGCAGCTTTCGCAGGTTTTCCGAAAAAATATGAATCGCCTGCTCTTCCGCCGCTTCCGTCAAAGCGGCACGGATTTCCCGTTCGATGGAGGGGAAGATCAAGCGCTTGTAACTGTCGGCGGCCACTTCTTTCAGGAAGCGGTGCGGACGGCGGGACAGAGTCCGTTCCAATCGAGTCAGGATGGGACCGTCTTCTTCCACTTCGATGCGCAGCTTCAGTACATCCTCCCGCTCCCCGCGATTGACGGCTAAAATCCGATGGGACGGCATTTTGCGGACGGATTCCCGCCGATCATAATACATTTCATAGACGGAACGTTCGTCCGGATTTTTAGCTTCGGACACCAGTACGCCCCGGTTCCACATCCGTTCCCGCACCCATTTGCGGATATCCGCATCATCCGCCAGCTCT comes from the Desmospora profundinema genome and includes:
- a CDS encoding SprT family protein, whose translation is MNPKLLFDDELQRRVETISRRDFGKPFRHRACFNPRLRTTGGRYFLSDHRIEINPRHWLECGAEVVDGIIRHELCHYHLHLEKRGYRHGDREFKELLAHVKGLRHAPVLPGSGKRSVRWLLVCQHCGHEYPRRKRMDPARYRCGKCRGRLRLREIAVCDHDDGPF
- the cmpA gene encoding cortex morphogenetic protein CmpA; this translates as MPYWLRRQLQHAFQGKDRRQIRILNDCWFQYQQRAELAATEPK
- a CDS encoding S8 family peptidase — encoded protein: MLTAFVWTLAMVIPFTLPVQAAEIQMDAHSNEIIVKFEDDMGISAAAFSHQSLGSKVISKNTEAGFQVVQVKGQSVEEALETYNAHPKVEYAEPNIRFYASDTPDDPDFSKQWGLETIQATKAWEVTKGKNDAKIAVVDTGVDYNHPDLKGKVIQGGDFIDNDEDPMDENGHGTHVAGIAAAHTDNGIGIAGTAPDVSIYAVRVLDANGAGSLEAVANGIRDAADAGAEVINLSLGSTQGAQTLEEAVNYARDKGSLVLAAAGNDGASTPSYPAFYENVIAVASTTSDDTKSDFSNHGDWVDIAAPGTDIYSTVPDGGYENFSGTSMATPFAAGVAGLLASQGRDASEIETALFETAESIDGTGTYWQHGRIDAAAAVNH
- a CDS encoding NucA/NucB deoxyribonuclease domain-containing protein; protein product: MTATETPEAYDLTLTFPTDRYPETASHIADAISKGHSEVCTIDRDGSDRRRELSLANIPTKSGFDRDEWPMAMCEEGGEGASVRYIDPSDNRGAGSWVGNQLREHPDGTRVKFVVP
- a CDS encoding M23 family metallopeptidase; this encodes MLRWMFRLLLLGAAGLAIYWVYDMSQGTEIPDMNVPGDLAAAYAEAEAEVGVPWPYLAAWHENGDGYESLDRRQILASAEEMRKAAGKGRLTDRDAERALHSLIPEADAEQVIALARSYRWAASPLAESYLFPFDADQNVDYGDTWGDSRTYGGSRPHEGTDLFAAKGTPIRSVSDGRIVSKGWNELGGWRLTIMDDEYPQISFYYAHLERYAEEIQTGTKVKKGQIIGYVGDSGYGPEGTTGQFAPHLHFGVYVRESTWSPMREAINPYAFLRAWEAAQADGKEG
- a CDS encoding Tex family protein, which gives rise to MEANERIQKIAAELELRPGQVQASVELMEEGNTIPFIARYRKERTQELDEEQLRAIEERNHYLMQLGQRREEVIRLIDEQGKLSDELRAKIEAADKLQTVEDLYRPFRPKRKTRASVARERGLEPLAEAMRAAESEEEVTALAPSYVDEEKGVDSPEAALAGAMDILAEELADDADIRKWVRERMWNRGVLVSEAKNPDERSVYEMYYDRRESVRKMPSHRILAVNRGEREDVLKLRIEVEEDGPILTRLERTLSRRPHRFLKEVAADSYKRLIFPSIEREIRAALTEAAEEQAIHIFSENLRKLLLQPPIRGKRVLGLDPAYRTGCKWAVVDDTGKMHEVGVIYPTPPQSRIKDAKQTVIRLLQMYQIDLIAIGNGTASRETESFVAELIKEWERPVYYIMVNEAGASVYSASKVAKEEFPDLDVAQRSAVSIARRLQDPLAELVKIEPKAVGVGQYQHDVSQKRLGESLSTVVESAVNHVGVDVNTASVSLLQYVSGVNASVAKNIIRRREEEGRFTERTQLKKVPRLGAKTYEQCIGFLRIPEGDNSLDRTPIHPESYPVVEALLNELGSQPAAIGMPELKEKLRAVDIAGMARRLDCGEPTLRDIVEALLRPGRDPREELPAPVLRSDVLQLEDLREGMELKGTVRNVVDFGAFVDIGLKNDGLVHISKMSQRFVQHPMDVVGVGDVVDVWVLSVDTERERVSLSMVPV